From Ignavibacteria bacterium, one genomic window encodes:
- a CDS encoding T9SS type A sorting domain-containing protein yields MNTIIVLTCIMVNNINGHGEEETTIVSGINRFQDSDVTHCLKTNIYDCDTVYSFDTRPNPSGLTWDGQNLWFVGTSYIYKVSTTGMYLDSIINPASSRDYRNGDLVYDGMNLWYADEESAKLFKINPANGDVLQQVDLPSFGQVDQNGWGLAWDGINIWHSQYEPPRLYKLNGTNGSVVDSLITASGVLGLEWIDGNLYGTNALYRSRNGTQLYKIDSQTGAFQDSTPWCIPHSLGLTWDGSSLWNISGSESVYGGRTGGKQKIYRVNSGIISSVNEHSTIDRSIEIFPNPTTASISVRGENIETIEIFNVLGEKTYTTSVYNDQTLEEIDLTAFPKGTCFVKIYDGKKTYTKIVVIQ; encoded by the coding sequence ATGAACACAATCATTGTGCTAACCTGCATTATGGTTAACAACATTAATGGACATGGTGAAGAAGAAACTACTATCGTTTCAGGAATCAACCGATTCCAAGATTCAGATGTTACTCATTGTCTGAAAACAAACATTTATGATTGTGACACAGTCTATTCTTTTGATACCAGACCAAATCCTAGTGGGTTGACGTGGGATGGTCAAAATTTGTGGTTTGTTGGTACTTCTTACATATATAAAGTGAGTACTACAGGAATGTATCTTGATTCTATTATCAATCCAGCTTCAAGCAGAGATTATAGAAACGGAGACCTAGTATATGATGGTATGAATTTATGGTATGCAGATGAAGAGTCAGCCAAATTGTTTAAGATAAATCCAGCAAATGGTGATGTTTTGCAGCAAGTTGATTTGCCATCCTTTGGTCAAGTTGACCAAAATGGTTGGGGATTAGCATGGGACGGTATAAATATCTGGCATAGCCAATATGAACCACCGAGATTGTACAAATTAAACGGTACTAATGGAAGTGTTGTTGATTCACTTATAACAGCGTCAGGTGTTCTTGGTTTAGAATGGATAGATGGAAATCTTTACGGCACAAATGCTCTTTATCGTAGTAGAAATGGTACGCAATTGTATAAAATTGATTCACAGACTGGGGCATTTCAAGATTCTACGCCTTGGTGTATTCCACATTCACTTGGCTTGACTTGGGACGGCAGTTCTCTTTGGAATATAAGTGGGTCGGAATCAGTTTATGGAGGTCGTACCGGAGGAAAACAAAAAATATATCGAGTAAATTCTGGGATAATATCTTCCGTCAATGAGCATTCAACTATTGATAGATCTATAGAAATATTTCCAAATCCGACAACTGCAAGCATTTCAGTAAGAGGAGAAAACATTGAAACAATCGAAATCTTCAATGTGCTCGGAGAAAAGACATATACAACGTCAGTATATAATGATCAAACGTTAGAAGAAATAGACCTTACTGCCTTTCCCAAAGGTACTTGTTTCGTAAAGATTTATGACGGGAAGAAGACTTATACGAAGATAGTAGTGATACAGTGA
- the katG gene encoding catalase/peroxidase HPI — translation MDTNSEQCPYHGGAVKQGAGSGTRNRDWWPNQLKVNILRQHSALSNPMDERFSYAEEFKSLDYAALKNDLRALMTDSQDWWPADWGHYGGLFIRMAWHAAGTYRTFDGRGGGGTGNQRFAPLNSWPDNGNLDKARRLLWPIKKKYGKKISWADLMILAGNVAIESMGLPTFGFGGGRADIWEPEEDIYWGAEAEWLGDKRYTGDRELESPLAAVQMGLIYVNPQGPNGNPDPVASGKDVRETFKRMAMNDEETVALVAGGHTFGKAHGAGLESHLGREPEGAPLEEMGLGWRNSMGTGKGGDTITSGIEGAWKPNPTTWDNGYFEMLFKYEWELGKSPAGAWQWFAKDVEEQDMIPDAHDPTKKHRPMMTTADLSLRFDPIYEQISRRFLNDPKAFADAFSRAWFKLTHRDMGPRARYLGPEVPAEELIWQDPLPAADHAPVSEAEIAQLKSAIRASGISSTDLATTAWASASTFRGSDMRGGANGARIRLAPQKDWEVNQPQKLAAVLSALEKIRSTSTISLADLIVLGGCVAVEDAAKAAGHSIVVPFTPGRVDATQEQTDVESFGVLEPRADGFRNYVASEVTAAAEELLVDKAQLLTLTAPEMTVLVGGLRALNVTVNGSTHGILTQRAGSLTNDFFVNLLDMATEWRTTSQKGIYEGVDRKTGAVRWTGTRADLVFGSNSELRALAEVYASDDAAEKFVHDFVAAWNKVMNLDRFDL, via the coding sequence ATGGATACGAATTCTGAACAATGCCCCTATCATGGTGGCGCAGTTAAACAAGGTGCAGGGTCAGGTACACGTAATCGTGATTGGTGGCCCAACCAATTGAAAGTGAACATCCTCCGACAGCACTCCGCGCTGTCCAACCCAATGGATGAGCGGTTTTCGTATGCAGAGGAATTCAAGTCGCTGGACTATGCAGCACTGAAGAATGACCTCCGCGCGCTGATGACGGATTCGCAAGACTGGTGGCCGGCGGATTGGGGACACTATGGTGGACTCTTCATCCGCATGGCATGGCATGCCGCAGGTACGTATCGCACGTTCGATGGACGTGGCGGCGGCGGCACTGGCAATCAACGGTTTGCTCCACTGAATAGCTGGCCGGATAACGGGAACTTGGATAAGGCTCGTCGACTCCTCTGGCCGATCAAGAAGAAGTACGGGAAGAAGATCTCCTGGGCCGACCTTATGATCCTGGCCGGCAATGTCGCGATTGAATCAATGGGGCTTCCCACGTTCGGTTTTGGCGGCGGACGTGCCGATATCTGGGAACCGGAAGAAGACATCTACTGGGGCGCAGAAGCTGAATGGCTTGGCGATAAGCGGTATACCGGAGATCGGGAACTGGAGAGCCCCCTTGCAGCAGTGCAAATGGGTCTGATCTATGTGAACCCACAAGGTCCGAATGGTAACCCCGACCCAGTAGCATCAGGCAAGGACGTTCGCGAAACGTTCAAACGTATGGCGATGAATGATGAAGAGACAGTTGCCCTGGTTGCAGGCGGACACACCTTTGGTAAGGCGCACGGTGCAGGTCTGGAGTCGCATCTAGGCAGAGAACCGGAAGGTGCACCACTAGAAGAGATGGGATTGGGATGGCGCAACTCCATGGGCACAGGCAAGGGCGGAGATACGATCACGAGTGGCATTGAAGGCGCGTGGAAGCCAAACCCAACAACATGGGACAACGGCTACTTTGAAATGTTGTTCAAGTATGAATGGGAACTTGGAAAGAGTCCGGCCGGTGCTTGGCAATGGTTTGCGAAGGACGTGGAAGAACAAGACATGATCCCGGATGCTCATGACCCGACAAAGAAACACCGTCCAATGATGACAACGGCGGATCTTTCGCTGCGCTTCGATCCGATCTATGAGCAGATCTCGCGACGGTTCCTTAACGATCCGAAGGCATTTGCCGACGCCTTCTCACGTGCGTGGTTCAAACTGACACACCGCGATATGGGGCCACGCGCACGCTACCTCGGTCCGGAAGTCCCAGCTGAAGAACTCATCTGGCAAGATCCGCTACCCGCTGCTGACCATGCGCCAGTTTCTGAAGCAGAGATCGCACAACTGAAGTCGGCCATCCGTGCTTCAGGCATCTCATCAACGGATCTCGCCACAACGGCATGGGCATCTGCCTCAACCTTCCGCGGCTCTGATATGCGTGGTGGAGCCAATGGCGCACGTATTCGTCTTGCACCTCAGAAGGATTGGGAAGTAAACCAACCACAGAAACTCGCTGCTGTACTCTCTGCACTAGAGAAGATCCGTTCTACCTCAACGATCTCACTGGCAGACCTCATCGTCCTTGGTGGATGTGTTGCTGTGGAAGATGCAGCAAAGGCAGCAGGACATTCCATCGTAGTGCCGTTCACACCTGGCAGAGTTGATGCAACACAGGAGCAAACGGATGTTGAATCCTTTGGCGTTCTCGAACCTCGCGCTGATGGGTTCAGGAATTACGTTGCGTCGGAAGTGACCGCGGCCGCCGAGGAACTCCTTGTAGACAAGGCACAGCTGCTTACGCTTACGGCTCCGGAGATGACCGTGCTTGTTGGCGGACTCCGTGCACTGAACGTTACGGTGAATGGTTCTACGCATGGCATCCTTACGCAGCGTGCAGGAAGTCTCACCAACGACTTCTTTGTAAACCTGCTGGACATGGCAACGGAATGGCGCACAACCTCGCAGAAGGGTATCTATGAAGGCGTCGATCGCAAGACCGGTGCTGTTCGTTGGACAGGAACTCGTGCAGACCTTGTGTTCGGTTCAAACTCCGAACTCCGCGCACTTGCAGAGGTATACGCAAGTGATGATGCGGCAGAGAAGTTTGTACACGACTTCGTTGCTGCATGGAATAAGGTGATGAACCTTGATCGGTTCGATCTCTAA